In Salinisphaera sp. LB1, one genomic interval encodes:
- a CDS encoding histidine triad nucleotide-binding protein, which yields MSETIFGKIINREIEADIVFEDDQCLAFRDVNPQAPLHVLVIPKKPIAMLAHAEAEDGELLGHLMLVARRVARDEGYGDAFRLVMNNGEAAGQTVFHMHLHVLGGRGFQWPPG from the coding sequence ATGAGCGAGACTATCTTCGGCAAGATCATCAACCGCGAGATCGAAGCCGACATCGTGTTCGAGGACGATCAGTGTCTGGCCTTTCGCGACGTTAACCCCCAGGCGCCGCTCCACGTACTCGTGATCCCCAAAAAGCCGATCGCGATGCTGGCTCATGCCGAGGCGGAAGACGGCGAACTGCTCGGCCACCTGATGCTTGTGGCGCGCCGCGTGGCACGCGACGAAGGCTACGGGGACGCCTTCAGGCTGGTGATGAATAACGGCGAAGCAGCGGGCCAGACCGTGTTCCACATGCATCTGCACGTACTGGGCGGACGCGGCTTCCAGTGGCCGCCGGGCTGA
- a CDS encoding OmpA family protein has translation MKRLIVMGGLTAVLPLFAGCAVFESSPVPPSPSLTGVKAQNAAWHDAIHRSPHAGTPTFGPLSDAESAVQSAEAQQQVKHFDSQSLTQAQKSLTQAKNDWQAIANKKKRSDDALAKVANEAHRAQRLAQIAQYTAQREVGLKQLHQLQAQQRQQQQATASSGSVSTQDLAGKRVVPDMLGSLHFQSGTARLTEASHPVIGRLAKLAKAHPKLGVAIFGFTDNSEPPANRLQAFVNSNPKLKQQHPSHKQKVQAYHQGLSDARARDVAQLLVQAGVDPHRIGARGMGATHPVASNDTASGRQKNERAEAVMVPLKHKGS, from the coding sequence ATGAAGCGTCTGATCGTAATGGGTGGGCTGACTGCGGTTTTGCCGCTGTTCGCCGGTTGTGCGGTGTTCGAATCCAGTCCGGTGCCCCCGTCGCCCTCACTGACCGGGGTCAAGGCTCAGAATGCCGCCTGGCATGATGCCATTCATCGCAGCCCCCACGCCGGAACGCCGACCTTCGGGCCCCTGTCCGACGCCGAAAGTGCCGTCCAGAGTGCCGAGGCCCAGCAGCAGGTCAAACATTTCGATAGCCAGTCGCTGACCCAGGCGCAAAAGTCGTTGACGCAGGCAAAGAACGATTGGCAGGCGATCGCGAACAAGAAAAAGCGTAGCGATGATGCCCTGGCCAAGGTGGCCAATGAAGCGCACCGGGCGCAGCGTCTGGCCCAGATCGCGCAATATACGGCGCAGCGCGAGGTCGGGCTGAAGCAGCTCCATCAGTTGCAGGCGCAGCAACGGCAGCAGCAGCAGGCGACAGCGTCTTCAGGTAGCGTCAGCACACAGGATCTCGCCGGCAAGCGCGTGGTTCCCGACATGCTGGGCAGCCTGCATTTCCAGAGCGGTACCGCCCGTCTGACCGAGGCGTCGCATCCGGTCATCGGCCGGCTTGCCAAGCTCGCCAAGGCACATCCGAAGCTCGGTGTGGCGATCTTCGGCTTTACTGACAACAGCGAGCCGCCCGCCAATCGGCTGCAGGCGTTCGTCAATTCCAATCCGAAGCTGAAGCAACAGCATCCGAGCCATAAGCAGAAGGTTCAGGCTTATCATCAAGGCCTGTCCGATGCCCGTGCGCGTGATGTTGCCCAGCTGCTGGTCCAGGCGGGTGTCGACCCGCATCGGATCGGGGCACGGGGCATGGGGGCGACCCATCCAGTGGCGTCGAACGACACGGCCTCGGGCCGCCAGAAGAACGAGCGTGCCGAGGCCGTGATGGTGCCGCTCAAGCACAAGGGCAGCTGA
- a CDS encoding YkvA family protein has translation MAWFRSHRRDDPQTGAPDTPDALRAYAGQYSETRFWTKMSRVFKRAGYELLEKALWLHYAAQRPDTPGWARATAYGALAYFILPFDAIPDWLVGYGFTDDLGALTLAVATISQYIDAGVRRRATAKLDDWFGRPSHRRSMHTVE, from the coding sequence ATGGCCTGGTTCCGATCGCACCGCCGCGACGATCCGCAAACCGGCGCGCCCGATACGCCCGACGCGCTGCGCGCCTACGCCGGCCAGTATTCCGAGACGCGCTTCTGGACCAAGATGTCGCGGGTATTCAAACGCGCCGGCTACGAGCTGCTGGAAAAAGCGCTCTGGCTGCACTATGCCGCCCAACGACCGGATACACCGGGCTGGGCCAGGGCGACGGCCTACGGCGCGCTCGCTTATTTCATCCTGCCGTTCGACGCCATTCCCGACTGGCTGGTCGGCTATGGCTTCACCGACGATCTCGGGGCGCTCACGCTCGCCGTGGCCACCATCTCGCAATATATCGACGCCGGCGTGCGGCGCCGGGCCACGGCCAAGCTCGACGACTGGTTCGGGCGACCGAGCCATCGCCGCTCCATGCACACGGTGGAATGA
- a CDS encoding DUF4398 domain-containing protein, whose translation MSASHHRWFRHLIAGAAIAASAAGAGCASQRAAHPHIHMPDQSLLDPATQALNKAVSVHADQFAPRIVDSARRRITVARDILFKAAKKDRSLTPAEHDRVQTLVQQARLDARAALVKTQAGAVQNQISQLQGNSSSNGSGNGNGNGNGSENNGYNRNGSIGAPGPGRIGGNSTKGGQQPARPGAPLGQGAMPGHGMLGGMR comes from the coding sequence ATGTCGGCCAGTCATCATCGGTGGTTCCGCCACCTGATTGCGGGTGCTGCAATTGCGGCATCGGCCGCGGGCGCCGGCTGCGCGAGCCAGCGTGCCGCGCACCCCCACATCCATATGCCCGACCAGAGCCTGCTGGACCCGGCCACGCAGGCTTTGAACAAGGCGGTATCCGTGCATGCCGATCAATTCGCGCCGCGCATTGTGGACAGTGCGCGGCGGCGCATTACGGTTGCCCGCGACATCCTGTTCAAGGCGGCCAAGAAAGATCGTTCGCTGACACCGGCCGAGCACGATCGTGTCCAGACCCTGGTCCAGCAGGCGCGCCTCGACGCGCGCGCGGCGCTGGTCAAGACCCAGGCCGGCGCGGTCCAGAACCAGATCAGTCAGTTGCAGGGCAACAGCAGCAGCAACGGCAGCGGCAACGGCAACGGCAACGGCAACGGCAGCGAAAACAACGGCTACAACCGCAACGGCAGCATTGGGGCGCCGGGCCCCGGCCGCATCGGCGGCAACAGCACGAAGGGCGGCCAGCAGCCTGCACGCCCGGGCGCGCCGCTCGGCCAGGGCGCTATGCCGGGCCACGGTATGCTAGGGGGAATGCGATGA
- a CDS encoding SDR family oxidoreductase — protein MKYLVTGATGFIGRFLVARLLARRSATVYVLMRRASAGKMEALREALGADSERLIPVWGDITREGVVNAAARAELAGTIDHVFHLAAVYDMNMSDAQADRVNSGGTANMVALAHALANESRRKPVFHHMSSVAIAGADYEGVFSDDMFDVGQQLEHPYYRTKFQSEAIVREHAQVPWKVYRPGMVVGDSRTGQIDKVDGPYYFFPAIKALRDRLPKWLPLLGIEGGLMPVVPVDYVAEAMAHIAHKRSGHGKAYFLIQPDPPTAGAMLKTFVRAAHGPDVIHNLPSQQWSAATERQVKQLAGRLPLAGWLEKRLSKTLGVPLSILGYINNRAIFDDANTRAALAGSGIRCPKLPDYAETLWRYWEMHIDCDVEVPATLVRRVSGRVVVITGASSGIGFMTAKKMARAGATVCMIARNPDKLEETRAIVERMGGRAFAYSCDLSRLEAIDECTATILRDHRHVDILINNAGHSIRRAVFESLGRFHDYERTMQLNYFGAIRMIFNLLPSMAKRRAGHIINISSIGVLTNAPRFSAYVASKAALDAFSRCLSPEVASRNIDLTTIYMPLVRTPMIAPTKLYDYVPALTPEQAANMIVAAVIDRPKSIASPLGTTAQVSYAVWPKLNDFVLHKAFHMFPSSRASRGYAGRNAQPEKPDIRARLLAAILPGPYW, from the coding sequence ATGAAATATCTGGTCACCGGTGCGACCGGCTTTATCGGACGGTTTCTGGTGGCGCGCCTGTTGGCGCGTCGCTCGGCGACCGTCTACGTGCTCATGCGTCGGGCCAGCGCGGGGAAAATGGAGGCCCTGCGCGAGGCGCTGGGCGCCGATTCGGAGCGCCTGATTCCGGTCTGGGGCGACATCACGCGGGAGGGCGTGGTCAATGCGGCCGCGCGCGCCGAGCTGGCCGGCACCATCGATCATGTTTTTCATCTGGCCGCGGTGTACGACATGAACATGAGCGATGCCCAGGCCGATCGCGTCAATAGCGGCGGTACGGCCAACATGGTGGCGCTGGCCCATGCTTTGGCCAACGAGAGCCGCCGCAAGCCGGTGTTCCATCACATGTCTTCGGTGGCGATCGCCGGTGCCGACTATGAAGGCGTGTTCAGCGACGACATGTTCGATGTCGGCCAGCAGCTGGAGCACCCTTACTACCGTACCAAGTTCCAGTCCGAGGCGATCGTGCGCGAGCACGCGCAGGTGCCGTGGAAGGTGTATCGGCCGGGCATGGTGGTCGGCGATTCCAGGACCGGTCAGATCGACAAGGTCGACGGGCCATACTATTTTTTCCCGGCGATCAAGGCGCTGCGCGACCGCTTGCCGAAATGGCTGCCGCTGCTGGGCATCGAGGGCGGCCTGATGCCGGTGGTCCCGGTGGATTACGTGGCCGAGGCCATGGCGCACATCGCCCACAAGCGCTCGGGCCATGGCAAGGCCTATTTCCTGATCCAGCCCGATCCGCCGACGGCCGGTGCGATGCTGAAGACTTTCGTGCGCGCCGCACACGGCCCCGATGTCATCCACAACCTGCCCAGCCAGCAGTGGTCGGCGGCCACCGAACGCCAGGTCAAGCAACTCGCCGGGCGTCTGCCCTTGGCCGGCTGGCTCGAAAAGCGTCTTTCAAAGACCCTGGGCGTGCCGTTGTCGATCCTGGGCTACATCAACAACCGCGCGATTTTCGATGATGCCAATACGCGCGCGGCGCTGGCCGGCAGCGGGATCCGATGTCCGAAACTGCCGGATTACGCCGAGACGCTCTGGCGCTACTGGGAGATGCATATCGACTGCGACGTCGAGGTGCCGGCCACGCTGGTGCGGCGTGTTTCGGGCCGAGTGGTGGTGATCACCGGGGCGTCCAGCGGCATCGGCTTCATGACTGCGAAGAAGATGGCGCGGGCCGGTGCAACCGTGTGCATGATCGCGCGTAATCCGGACAAGCTCGAAGAGACCCGGGCCATTGTCGAGCGCATGGGTGGGCGGGCCTTCGCCTATTCCTGCGATCTGTCGCGTCTGGAGGCGATCGACGAATGCACGGCCACGATCCTGCGCGATCATCGGCACGTGGATATTCTCATCAACAACGCCGGCCACTCGATCCGGCGTGCGGTGTTCGAGTCGTTGGGACGCTTCCACGATTACGAACGCACCATGCAGCTCAACTATTTCGGCGCGATCCGGATGATCTTCAATCTGCTGCCCTCGATGGCCAAGCGCCGGGCGGGGCATATCATCAATATCTCGTCGATTGGCGTGCTGACGAACGCGCCGCGGTTCTCGGCTTATGTGGCCTCCAAGGCCGCCCTGGATGCCTTCTCGCGCTGTCTATCGCCCGAGGTGGCCTCGCGCAACATCGACCTGACCACGATCTACATGCCGCTGGTGCGCACCCCCATGATTGCGCCGACCAAGCTTTACGACTATGTCCCGGCGCTCACGCCCGAACAGGCCGCCAACATGATCGTGGCCGCCGTCATCGATCGGCCCAAGAGCATCGCCTCGCCGCTGGGTACCACCGCCCAGGTCAGCTATGCCGTGTGGCCGAAGCTCAACGACTTTGTGCTGCACAAGGCCTTTCACATGTTCCCGTCGTCCCGGGCTTCGCGCGGTTACGCCGGGCGCAACGCCCAACCGGAAAAGCCCGACATTCGCGCGCGGTTGCTGGCCGCCATTCTGCCCGGCCCCTACTGGTAA
- a CDS encoding methyl-accepting chemotaxis protein, translating into MATTQWDLAINPVSDEADRGTPHTEGEPTVARGWPLKYKIGIALIFLLLLAIGIVAIFGHNVRSEIYSSRKAGLRNTVTMAETMIAGFEKRAANGEMSEKQAKQRAIQALSNMRFGANHKDYVFVFDSDDNIIWHPRHKAGQNMGDYKDVNGVHVYRQLSDAASKNGAGYVYYSSQRSKTGPELPKLSYVTQFKPWGWDIAAGVYIDDLHATFVSELIRYSATLGGFTLIIMLIFIVIARNIYRELGGETYEARRQLDRMATGDLSQSTEIAKRHANSLMASMEAMRRDLAAMIARIRQGSESIDSAAGEIADGNADLSTRTQQQAASLEETAASMEELTSTVSNNADHASNASELATKSSHALEDSRRLIGEVVNTMSEIRQGADEISQITTLIDDIAFQTNLLALNASVEAARAGEHGRGFAVVASEVRKLAHRSADAAKNISGLVERSVSCAHTGAERVDQASSSMDTLGEHVEQTRTLMSEISTASTEQSRGIEQVNQAVTQMDEVTQQNAALVEQASAASQSLKDQAGELRQTVDRFRVADAAFTTA; encoded by the coding sequence ATGGCTACAACCCAATGGGATCTCGCGATCAACCCAGTCTCTGACGAGGCTGACCGCGGCACACCACACACCGAGGGCGAACCCACGGTCGCCCGCGGTTGGCCGCTCAAGTACAAGATTGGCATTGCGCTGATTTTTCTGCTCTTGCTGGCCATCGGCATCGTGGCAATATTCGGCCACAACGTGCGCTCGGAAATCTATTCCTCCCGAAAGGCGGGTTTGCGTAACACCGTGACCATGGCCGAAACCATGATCGCCGGTTTCGAAAAACGCGCCGCCAATGGCGAAATGAGCGAAAAGCAGGCCAAGCAGCGGGCGATCCAGGCCCTGTCGAACATGCGCTTTGGCGCCAACCACAAAGACTATGTTTTCGTCTTCGACTCCGACGACAACATCATCTGGCACCCGCGCCACAAGGCTGGCCAGAACATGGGCGACTATAAGGACGTCAACGGCGTTCACGTCTACCGCCAGCTCAGCGACGCCGCCAGCAAGAACGGCGCAGGCTACGTCTACTATTCATCGCAACGCAGCAAAACCGGGCCGGAATTGCCGAAGCTGAGCTATGTCACGCAATTCAAGCCCTGGGGCTGGGATATCGCGGCCGGGGTCTACATCGATGATCTGCACGCGACATTCGTGAGCGAATTGATCCGTTACAGCGCCACGCTCGGCGGCTTCACCCTGATTATCATGCTGATTTTCATCGTCATCGCCCGCAACATTTATCGCGAACTGGGCGGTGAGACCTACGAGGCACGCCGCCAGCTCGATCGCATGGCGACCGGCGACCTCAGTCAATCCACCGAGATCGCCAAGCGCCACGCCAACAGCCTCATGGCCAGCATGGAAGCCATGCGCCGCGACCTGGCCGCCATGATCGCGCGCATTCGCCAGGGCAGCGAATCTATAGACAGTGCGGCCGGCGAGATCGCCGATGGCAACGCCGACCTGTCGACGCGGACCCAGCAGCAAGCCGCGTCGCTGGAGGAAACCGCGGCGAGCATGGAAGAGCTCACCTCTACCGTATCCAACAACGCCGATCACGCCAGCAACGCCAGCGAGCTCGCCACCAAGAGCAGCCATGCACTGGAAGACAGCCGGCGCCTGATCGGCGAAGTGGTCAACACAATGAGCGAGATCCGGCAGGGCGCCGACGAAATCTCGCAGATCACCACACTGATCGACGACATCGCCTTCCAGACCAACCTACTGGCGCTCAACGCCTCGGTCGAGGCGGCACGTGCCGGCGAGCACGGTCGCGGCTTCGCCGTCGTGGCCAGCGAAGTTCGCAAGCTGGCCCACCGCTCCGCCGATGCCGCCAAGAACATCTCCGGCCTGGTCGAGCGCTCGGTATCCTGCGCTCATACGGGGGCCGAGCGTGTCGATCAGGCGAGCTCCTCCATGGATACGCTGGGCGAACACGTCGAGCAGACGCGCACGCTCATGTCCGAGATCTCGACCGCATCGACCGAGCAATCGCGCGGCATCGAGCAGGTCAATCAGGCCGTCACCCAGATGGACGAGGTGACCCAGCAGAACGCGGCCCTCGTGGAACAGGCCTCGGCCGCCTCGCAGTCGCTCAAGGATCAGGCCGGCGAACTGCGACAGACGGTGGATCGATTCCGCGTCGCGGACGCGGCATTCACGACCGCGTAA
- a CDS encoding 3-deoxy-7-phosphoheptulonate synthase — protein MKHETDNLRIKGIQELISPEALLAELPVSEAASNTVFEARSGVQKILAGEDDRLVVVVGPCSIHDVDAALEYAEKLKQARSKYAGELLIVMRVYFEKPRTTVGWKGLINDPDLDDSFKINKGVRLARNLLSQLADQGIPAGVEFLDLITPQYLADLVSWGAIGARTTESQGHRELASGLSCPVGFKNGTGGSIKIAVDAVGAAGHPHHFLSLTKEGRSAIFATAGNADSHLILRGGNNGPNYDADSVAGAVAQLGQADLPARVMIDFSHANSRKQHKKQLEVGDDVSGQIAAGSRAIFGVMIESHLREGNQKLVPGVKPDYGVSITDACLGWEDTQTLLEELAHAVAERRGLRNGDDDY, from the coding sequence ATGAAACACGAAACCGACAACCTGCGTATCAAAGGCATTCAGGAATTGATCTCGCCCGAGGCCTTGCTGGCCGAGCTGCCTGTCTCGGAGGCTGCTTCCAACACGGTCTTCGAGGCCCGATCCGGGGTTCAGAAGATCCTCGCCGGCGAGGACGACCGCCTGGTGGTCGTGGTCGGCCCCTGCTCGATTCATGATGTGGACGCCGCCCTCGAATACGCCGAGAAACTCAAACAAGCCCGCTCGAAGTACGCGGGCGAGCTGCTGATCGTCATGCGCGTCTATTTCGAGAAACCGCGCACGACCGTCGGCTGGAAGGGTCTGATCAACGACCCGGATCTGGATGATTCGTTCAAGATCAACAAGGGCGTGCGTCTGGCCCGTAACCTGCTCTCGCAGCTGGCCGACCAGGGCATACCCGCCGGCGTGGAATTTCTCGACCTGATTACGCCGCAATATCTGGCGGATCTGGTGTCCTGGGGCGCAATCGGCGCACGGACCACCGAATCGCAGGGGCACCGCGAGCTGGCCTCGGGGCTGTCCTGCCCGGTCGGCTTCAAGAACGGCACCGGCGGCTCGATCAAGATTGCGGTCGACGCCGTGGGCGCGGCCGGTCACCCGCATCACTTCCTGTCACTGACCAAGGAAGGCCGGTCGGCGATCTTTGCCACCGCTGGCAACGCCGACAGTCACCTGATTCTGCGTGGCGGCAATAACGGGCCGAACTACGATGCGGACTCGGTGGCCGGCGCCGTGGCCCAGCTCGGCCAGGCCGACCTGCCCGCCCGCGTGATGATCGATTTTTCGCACGCAAACAGTCGCAAACAGCACAAAAAGCAGCTTGAGGTCGGCGACGACGTATCGGGCCAGATTGCCGCCGGCAGCCGGGCGATCTTCGGCGTAATGATCGAATCGCATCTGCGGGAAGGCAACCAGAAACTGGTGCCGGGCGTGAAACCGGACTACGGCGTATCGATCACCGATGCCTGTCTCGGCTGGGAAGATACGCAGACGCTGCTCGAGGAACTGGCACACGCAGTGGCCGAGCGGCGCGGCCTGCGCAACGGCGACGACGACTACTGA
- the lexA gene encoding transcriptional repressor LexA, with protein sequence MTKLTPKQQRVFDFIRATLKRTGAPPTRAEIADALGFASANAAQAHLQTLARKGVIELGSRRSRGIRLVEAANDNADDEPSESSDTLAVIGRVAAGAPVLAVENVERRVSISPGLFSAPADYLLTVRGDSMIGAGILDGDLLGVKTGGEIRNGQIGVFRIDDEVTVKRFQRDGNHVRLQAENPAYADIQVDPERDGFALEGLAVGIVRSV encoded by the coding sequence ATGACAAAGCTCACACCCAAGCAGCAACGTGTGTTCGATTTCATTCGAGCCACCCTCAAGCGTACCGGCGCCCCGCCCACACGGGCGGAGATTGCCGACGCGCTCGGCTTCGCGTCGGCCAATGCCGCGCAGGCGCATCTGCAGACACTGGCGCGCAAGGGGGTGATCGAACTCGGCTCACGGCGCAGTCGCGGGATTCGCCTGGTGGAGGCGGCCAACGACAACGCCGACGATGAACCGTCCGAGAGCAGCGATACCCTGGCGGTTATTGGCCGGGTAGCTGCGGGGGCGCCCGTGCTCGCCGTGGAAAACGTGGAGCGCCGCGTGAGTATCTCGCCCGGCCTGTTCTCGGCGCCGGCGGATTACCTGTTGACCGTGCGCGGCGACAGCATGATTGGCGCCGGTATTCTCGACGGCGATCTGCTCGGGGTGAAAACCGGCGGCGAGATCCGCAACGGTCAGATCGGCGTATTCCGGATCGACGACGAAGTTACGGTGAAGCGCTTCCAGCGCGACGGTAACCATGTACGCCTGCAGGCGGAGAACCCGGCGTACGCCGATATCCAGGTCGACCCCGAGCGCGATGGCTTCGCCCTGGAAGGGCTTGCCGTCGGCATCGTGCGCTCGGTCTGA
- a CDS encoding SDR family oxidoreductase, with the protein MSAAHDLRGRRALVTGASSGVGEAVARQLAAAGARVVVAARRADRLQHVADEIGAIACPADVATPGACVELVESAVAALGGLDVLINNAGAHHRGDFADQSAAHLATMVDVNLRAPVVLSRAALPHLRAAARGAIVNVGSVAGRMPVPGSATYSATKAGLRTLTYALAEECRGTRVCVSVVSPGPIATDFILADIDAVTDLTFSQPMSTPEQIADLVLDCIADGRVERTRPTSTRIMTTLGSLFPALPRALRPVLAAKGRRAKARYRRGG; encoded by the coding sequence ATGAGCGCCGCCCACGATTTGCGCGGCCGGCGGGCGCTGGTCACCGGCGCGTCCTCGGGCGTCGGCGAAGCCGTGGCGAGACAACTCGCGGCGGCCGGCGCGCGCGTGGTGGTCGCCGCACGCCGTGCCGATCGCCTGCAGCACGTTGCCGATGAGATTGGCGCCATCGCCTGCCCCGCGGATGTGGCCACGCCGGGCGCTTGCGTCGAGTTGGTTGAAAGCGCGGTTGCCGCGCTCGGCGGGCTGGATGTCCTGATCAACAATGCCGGCGCCCATCATCGCGGCGATTTCGCCGACCAGAGCGCGGCTCATCTGGCCACGATGGTGGATGTGAATCTGCGCGCGCCGGTGGTGCTGTCGCGCGCTGCCCTGCCCCATCTGCGCGCCGCCGCGCGCGGCGCGATCGTCAACGTCGGCTCGGTAGCCGGGCGCATGCCGGTGCCCGGCAGTGCCACCTATTCGGCGACCAAGGCCGGCCTGCGAACGCTGACCTATGCGCTGGCCGAGGAATGCCGCGGCACGCGCGTGTGCGTGTCGGTGGTCTCGCCCGGGCCGATCGCGACCGATTTCATTCTCGCCGACATTGACGCCGTCACCGACCTGACGTTCTCACAACCCATGAGCACGCCCGAACAGATCGCCGACCTGGTGCTCGACTGCATCGCCGACGGACGCGTGGAACGCACCCGCCCCACCTCGACCCGCATCATGACCACCCTCGGCAGCCTGTTTCCAGCCCTGCCGCGCGCGCTGCGCCCGGTGCTGGCGGCCAAGGGCCGACGCGCCAAGGCACGCTACCGACGCGGCGGCTGA
- the murU gene encoding N-acetylmuramate alpha-1-phosphate uridylyltransferase MurU, with translation MKAMILAAGRGERLRPLTDRVPKPLIDVGGQPLIGHHLRALAAAGLGEVVINVAYRAAQIQHALGDGRRYGLRITYSLEQPGALDTGGGIANALPLLGPAPFLVISSDVFSDIDYGALASQRAGAEAHLVLVDNPAHHARGDFGLRGEHVVDAAPRLTYAGVGVFAPHWFGRRSETCFPLSTVLREAIEADRAGGEHHRGRWIDVGRPRALAAARQGLSAA, from the coding sequence ATGAAAGCCATGATTCTGGCCGCCGGCCGCGGTGAACGGCTCCGACCGTTGACCGATCGCGTGCCCAAGCCGCTGATCGACGTGGGCGGCCAGCCCTTGATCGGGCATCATCTGCGCGCGCTTGCCGCGGCGGGGCTCGGCGAGGTCGTGATTAACGTCGCGTATCGCGCCGCACAGATCCAGCATGCGCTGGGTGACGGGCGCCGCTATGGCTTGCGCATCACCTACAGCCTCGAACAGCCCGGGGCGCTGGATACCGGCGGCGGTATCGCCAATGCACTGCCGCTGCTCGGACCGGCCCCGTTCCTCGTGATCAGCTCGGATGTATTCAGCGACATCGACTACGGCGCGTTGGCGTCGCAACGCGCAGGCGCCGAAGCGCATCTGGTGCTGGTTGATAATCCGGCACACCATGCCCGTGGCGATTTCGGCCTGCGCGGCGAGCATGTAGTCGATGCGGCGCCGCGACTGACCTACGCCGGGGTCGGCGTCTTTGCGCCCCACTGGTTCGGCCGGCGCAGCGAGACGTGTTTTCCGCTATCGACCGTGCTTCGCGAAGCGATCGAGGCCGATCGTGCCGGCGGTGAGCATCACCGCGGGCGCTGGATCGATGTCGGCCGGCCGAGGGCGCTGGCCGCCGCGCGACAGGGCTTGAGTGCCGCCTGA
- the folE2 gene encoding GTP cyclohydrolase FolE2, translating to MSTTAKSATHADALGPRGHGRAAAEDIEDVQGRADPRNLAINKVGICDIRHPVSIAQRVGGHQSTVATFGMYVNLPHEFKGTHMSRFVEILNAHEHQITLESFKTMLGEMTERLESDNGHIEMTFPYFVDKYAPITGEKGVMDYEVTFIGDRVDGHTDMHVEVKVPVTTLCPCSKDISDYGAHNQRSLVTIRVKANAFFWAEELIDIAESEGSCELFGILKRIDEKAVTERAYENPKFVEDVVRDIATRLNDDDRFRSYRVESENFESIHNHSAYAMIERDKDLPAS from the coding sequence ATGAGCACGACCGCAAAATCTGCTACTCATGCCGATGCGCTCGGCCCGCGCGGCCACGGCCGCGCCGCGGCCGAGGATATCGAAGACGTCCAGGGCCGGGCCGACCCCCGCAACCTGGCCATCAACAAAGTGGGTATCTGCGATATCCGGCATCCGGTGTCGATCGCCCAGCGTGTTGGCGGCCATCAGTCCACGGTTGCCACATTCGGCATGTACGTGAATCTGCCCCATGAGTTCAAGGGCACGCACATGTCGCGCTTCGTGGAGATCCTCAACGCCCACGAACACCAGATCACGCTCGAATCGTTCAAGACCATGCTCGGCGAGATGACCGAGCGGCTTGAGTCCGACAACGGCCACATCGAGATGACCTTCCCGTACTTCGTCGACAAGTACGCACCGATCACGGGCGAAAAGGGGGTCATGGACTACGAAGTCACCTTCATCGGCGATCGGGTCGACGGGCACACCGACATGCATGTCGAGGTCAAGGTGCCGGTCACCACGCTTTGTCCCTGCTCGAAGGATATCTCCGACTATGGCGCCCACAACCAGCGATCGCTGGTGACGATCCGCGTCAAGGCGAATGCCTTTTTCTGGGCCGAGGAGCTGATCGACATCGCGGAATCCGAAGGCTCCTGTGAATTGTTCGGCATCCTGAAGCGCATCGACGAGAAGGCGGTAACTGAGCGGGCCTACGAAAATCCGAAGTTCGTCGAGGATGTGGTTCGCGATATCGCCACGCGGCTGAACGACGACGATCGTTTCCGCAGTTATCGGGTGGAGTCGGAGAACTTCGAATCCATCCACAACCACTCGGCTTACGCGATGATCGAACGCGACAAGGACCTGCCCGCAAGCTGA
- a CDS encoding GlsB/YeaQ/YmgE family stress response membrane protein: MGIIAWIIFGLIAGAIAKLIMPGDDPGGIIVTIVIGIVGAVIGGFIGGILGFGGVTGFNIGSFIIAILGAVILLLLYRLVARR, translated from the coding sequence ATGGGCATTATTGCCTGGATCATATTCGGCCTGATCGCCGGCGCCATCGCGAAACTGATCATGCCCGGCGACGACCCCGGCGGCATCATCGTCACCATCGTCATCGGTATCGTCGGCGCGGTGATCGGCGGCTTCATCGGCGGCATACTCGGCTTCGGCGGCGTGACCGGATTCAATATCGGCAGTTTCATCATCGCCATTCTCGGGGCGGTCATTCTGCTACTCCTGTATCGGCTGGTCGCCCGGCGTTAG